From a region of the Hymenobacter jejuensis genome:
- a CDS encoding Y-family DNA polymerase: MYALVDCNNFYVSCERVFQPRFVGVPGVVLSNNDGCLISRSDEAKALGLKMGEPFHKVRPFLEQHGVWVRSSNYALYGDMSRRVVEVLSLFTPEVEVYSIDEAFLNLAGLRYAAPDLVQYATEIQRTVAQHVGIPTCVGVAPSKTLAKLANRLARKLPETQPRVWVLDTEAKQQDALRRMPIEDVWGIGRRYALKLRDNGIGTAAELAAMPEPWVRRHMGGVVGVRLWRELHGHSCLSFDPQECDEEGQLVSIGASKRSLTHSRSFGKPLCEHRLLREAVATFVARAAEKLRQQGSAAHVLTVLLGTDKYAPTAGPSTHTTVVTLASASDDTSELTQAALHGLQELARPGVSYHKAGVVLSGLEPATQRQMGLFTKSPELLAQSSKLMAALDTLNARYGRQTVRYAVAADRDPVWQGRSAFRSPRYTTHWPDIWKVN, from the coding sequence ATGTATGCGCTAGTCGATTGCAACAACTTCTACGTCAGCTGTGAGCGTGTTTTTCAGCCGCGCTTTGTCGGGGTGCCCGGCGTGGTGCTCTCCAACAACGACGGCTGCCTGATCTCGCGCTCGGACGAAGCCAAAGCGCTGGGGCTGAAAATGGGAGAGCCTTTTCACAAGGTGCGGCCCTTTCTGGAGCAGCACGGCGTGTGGGTGCGCTCGTCTAACTACGCGCTCTACGGCGATATGTCGCGGCGCGTAGTGGAGGTGCTCAGCTTGTTTACGCCCGAGGTAGAGGTCTATTCCATCGACGAGGCTTTCCTGAACTTGGCCGGCCTGCGCTACGCCGCCCCTGATTTGGTGCAGTATGCCACCGAAATTCAGCGTACGGTAGCCCAGCACGTAGGCATCCCGACCTGCGTGGGCGTAGCGCCGAGCAAAACGTTGGCGAAGCTGGCCAACCGCCTGGCCCGGAAGCTGCCGGAAACGCAGCCGCGGGTGTGGGTGCTCGACACAGAGGCCAAGCAGCAGGACGCGCTCCGGCGCATGCCCATTGAGGATGTGTGGGGCATTGGGCGACGCTACGCTTTAAAGCTGCGTGACAACGGCATCGGGACGGCGGCTGAGCTGGCAGCAATGCCCGAGCCGTGGGTGCGGCGCCATATGGGCGGAGTGGTAGGTGTGCGGTTGTGGCGCGAACTGCACGGCCACTCCTGCCTGAGCTTCGACCCGCAGGAGTGCGACGAAGAGGGCCAGTTGGTGTCCATTGGCGCCTCGAAGCGAAGCCTGACGCATTCGCGCTCTTTTGGCAAGCCACTCTGCGAGCATCGTCTGCTTCGCGAAGCCGTGGCCACATTTGTTGCCCGCGCGGCCGAAAAGCTACGACAGCAGGGCAGCGCCGCCCACGTGCTCACGGTACTGCTCGGCACCGATAAATACGCGCCCACTGCCGGCCCCAGTACCCACACCACCGTCGTGACGCTGGCCAGTGCCTCCGACGACACCAGCGAGCTTACCCAAGCGGCTCTACACGGGCTGCAGGAGCTGGCCCGGCCGGGTGTGTCTTATCACAAAGCTGGCGTCGTGCTCAGCGGCCTCGAACCGGCCACGCAACGGCAAATGGGCTTGTTTACCAAGTCGCCCGAACTGTTAGCGCAGAGCAGCAAACTCATGGCTGCCCTCGACACGCTTAATGCTCGGTATGGGCGCCAAACGGTGCGCTACGCCGTCGCCGCCGACCGCGACCCCGTTTGGCAGGGCCGTTCCGCTTTCCGCTCTCCACGCTACACAACGCATTGGCCGGATATCTGGAAAGTGAATTAA
- a CDS encoding PPC domain-containing protein: protein MNFRKSTRVLPLLLVLSLSGLAQNKSGAVMLKAGKAVTQPMQGSTSYDYQVQLKSGEALKATVLQKGVDVVINTYGPDGKKIASFDSPTDRQGTEYVTLVAPQTGRYRLEVAPFEPKAAQGTFELTVGKIMTPAQYTQSLAEDRKRADAVAAYLQTPHPDKTYDEQAAEVMKLDPTALMLPTAPLPEIEAARWLEGTWISTGKSYASAISPERTFSDTAVYRFDPQHPMMLTRANKPDGKYVPVMAYEPHSRRWVQASMQAGETGTGWNMATGNGWANNQLIMEGDGAFMGITNHSRVTRTKVDDTHMRMLTEERKGDGTWQPISEAQMVKQNSNSVTSK from the coding sequence ATGAATTTTCGAAAATCTACTCGGGTTTTGCCGCTTCTGTTGGTTTTGTCGCTCTCGGGCCTGGCTCAGAACAAGTCGGGTGCAGTTATGCTGAAGGCGGGAAAAGCCGTCACCCAGCCCATGCAGGGTAGCACCAGCTACGACTACCAGGTGCAGCTAAAATCTGGAGAGGCGCTGAAAGCCACCGTGCTGCAAAAAGGCGTCGATGTCGTAATCAATACTTATGGCCCCGACGGCAAGAAAATTGCCTCCTTCGATTCGCCAACCGACCGGCAGGGCACCGAATACGTGACGCTAGTAGCACCACAAACCGGGCGCTACCGCTTGGAAGTCGCGCCCTTCGAGCCCAAAGCCGCGCAGGGCACTTTTGAGCTGACCGTTGGCAAGATCATGACGCCGGCTCAGTACACCCAAAGCCTCGCTGAAGACCGCAAGCGCGCCGATGCCGTGGCCGCTTATTTGCAGACGCCGCATCCTGACAAAACCTACGACGAGCAGGCCGCCGAAGTGATGAAGCTCGACCCTACCGCGCTGATGCTGCCCACTGCTCCGCTGCCCGAAATAGAAGCAGCCCGTTGGCTGGAGGGCACCTGGATATCCACCGGCAAGTCATACGCCAGCGCTATTTCTCCCGAACGCACTTTCTCGGACACCGCCGTCTATCGCTTCGATCCGCAGCACCCCATGATGCTTACCAGAGCCAACAAGCCCGATGGCAAATACGTCCCGGTGATGGCTTACGAGCCCCATAGCCGGCGGTGGGTGCAGGCCAGCATGCAAGCCGGCGAAACCGGCACGGGCTGGAACATGGCAACGGGCAATGGCTGGGCCAACAACCAGCTGATTATGGAAGGCGACGGAGCGTTCATGGGCATCACCAACCATTCGCGCGTGACGCGGACCAAAGTAGACGACACGCACATGCGCATGCTCACCGAAGAGCGCAAAGGCGACGGCACCTGGCAGCCGATTTCGGAAGCCCAGATGGTCAAACAAAACTCAAATAGCGTCACGTCCAAGTAG
- a CDS encoding DMT family transporter has product MSASPKQAISIVGFFITLAGAILFSTKAIIVKAAFGSTHTDAVTLLTLRMLFALPFYVVTAFVISRHKDNVRMKPREWVLAISLGFLGYYLSSLFDFVGLQYVSAGLERLILFLYPSFAVFINAYFFGQPISRIQKVALLLTYLGIAIAYFGELQLDTSNPHFLFGSFMVFLCAITYSIYIVGSGKIIPKIGAAKFTAYAMMAATFGVFSHFAYTGHFQTLTTGKELWQFGLLLAVVATVLPTFMLSQGLKMIGSNNVAIISGVGPVSTILQAHFVLGEKIFAEQIFGTVLVVIGVLLIGWKRKPAELQPA; this is encoded by the coding sequence ATGAGTGCTTCTCCCAAACAGGCGATTTCGATTGTAGGCTTTTTCATCACACTGGCCGGGGCAATACTATTTTCCACGAAAGCCATTATCGTAAAAGCCGCTTTTGGCAGCACGCACACCGACGCCGTAACGCTGCTCACGCTACGGATGCTATTTGCCTTGCCATTTTACGTCGTGACGGCCTTTGTAATAAGTCGTCACAAAGACAATGTGCGCATGAAACCCCGAGAATGGGTATTGGCGATTTCGCTGGGATTTTTGGGGTATTATTTGAGCAGTTTATTTGATTTTGTTGGCCTACAATATGTGTCAGCTGGCTTGGAACGTCTGATTTTATTTTTGTACCCGAGCTTCGCAGTATTCATCAACGCGTATTTTTTCGGGCAGCCTATTTCCCGCATCCAAAAAGTGGCGCTGCTGCTTACGTACCTGGGTATTGCCATTGCCTATTTTGGTGAACTGCAATTGGATACAAGCAACCCGCATTTTCTTTTTGGCAGCTTTATGGTCTTTTTATGCGCAATTACTTATTCCATTTATATCGTTGGGAGCGGGAAAATTATTCCTAAAATTGGTGCTGCGAAATTCACCGCCTATGCGATGATGGCGGCAACATTTGGCGTATTTTCTCACTTTGCTTACACAGGTCATTTCCAGACTTTAACTACCGGAAAAGAGTTGTGGCAATTTGGATTATTATTGGCCGTAGTAGCCACGGTTTTGCCCACCTTTATGCTGTCGCAGGGCTTAAAAATGATTGGCTCCAATAATGTGGCAATTATCAGTGGGGTGGGGCCGGTATCTACCATTTTGCAGGCGCATTTCGTCCTGGGCGAAAAGATATTCGCGGAGCAAATATTCGGAACCGTTTTAGTTGTGATCGGGGTGTTGCTGATCGGCTGGAAGCGCAAGCCCGCCGAACTACAGCCCGCCTGA
- a CDS encoding LexA family protein, whose product MSEVVYFELAEDALPLELPLMACPVPAGFPSPADGYSDQTLDLHRYLFERPASTFLAQVTGDSMLGAGINPDDFIVVNRAITPVDGHIVVAVVEGEHTVKRLRQENGRMWLEAANERYPALELPDDYRFEIWGVVTHVIHPFMKKKTPVAAWANQPRKWSPS is encoded by the coding sequence ATGAGTGAAGTTGTCTATTTTGAGTTGGCAGAAGATGCGCTGCCGCTGGAGTTACCCCTGATGGCGTGCCCGGTGCCCGCTGGCTTTCCGTCGCCTGCCGACGGCTATTCCGATCAAACCCTGGATCTGCACCGCTACTTGTTTGAGCGGCCCGCTTCCACCTTTCTGGCCCAGGTAACCGGCGATTCGATGCTGGGCGCTGGCATCAATCCCGATGATTTTATTGTCGTCAACCGGGCTATTACTCCGGTCGATGGGCACATTGTGGTGGCGGTGGTGGAGGGTGAGCACACCGTGAAGCGGCTGCGGCAGGAAAACGGGCGCATGTGGCTGGAAGCGGCCAACGAGCGCTACCCAGCCCTCGAGCTGCCCGACGACTATCGGTTTGAGATCTGGGGCGTGGTTACCCATGTCATTCACCCTTTTATGAAAAAGAAAACGCCCGTTGCGGCCTGGGCCAACCAGCCCCGAAAATGGTCGCCGTCTTAG
- a CDS encoding S8 family peptidase produces the protein MKPLLRLGLVLVSLFLFHFQPLMAQTRPVAPGTSLQLGTLVFKLRPELREAASPDAVAVPALQKALQQLHATNLQQKFPRSLAPDPEKPGAVDLRLVYQIRFSTDVAPEKACRSLLQTGAVEYAEPLYTREPLTQPNDPLADSTRADGQYYLKNIQAYRAWDVTKGDTSIVIGITDTGTRYTHEDLKDQYKRNYADPVDGLDNDRDGYVDNFRGWDLADNDNDAFRQLGNAHGVQVTGCAVGRADNGVGLAGVGYACKFLPLKIYPTNSTGYFAGYEAIVYAADHGCQVINMSWGGAEGKSRFEQDVINYAAINRDAVLVAAAGNTKGDFDYYPASYDHVLSVAQLTATDAITDYTTYSYHVALAAPGLNILSTNGYNDADYALLFGGSSFSAPMVAGAAGLVRARFPQYNSQQVAAQLRQSADDIYAIAANTAYRDKLGKGRLNVHRAVALTDLRAVQITASTFAPSRLVQPPGDSLRLGIEIQNLLQPVDNLTITLTSLSPYLTVPQGTYSAGSLPTLGRATNASKPFRLTVAGPVPLNTKATLRYHITAANGFQDDQYVSVTLNPGYAVLDANELLLTLTSRGNVGYDGLGATWGESVAYQKSGALLYEGGLLVATSPTRVSDRLRNDRKSSDEDFYQLGQLTVQQPGARADQEAFGVFQDSLPALTKQRTVGVKVRQHAYAWSAAPNRDYVIVEYKLRNVTADTLRPLYAGLYMDWDMLPEPNRNAAAWDSVRAMGYAYDKGSPNFYAGVKLLQGGPATCYSLDNRAPAGSPVYLADGFSAAEKFVALSNGTRQRTADPTNGTDVSQVVGATLRALAPGDSATVAFAVLGANTLAQLQAAATAAQAKYNAVLPTRTATLAASWQVFPNPTTGQLRVELPSGFMSSDLLLLNSLGQVVQTDKVRAPNVTLDLRRYPAGVYVLQIRGPHTVLSRRIVLNHK, from the coding sequence ATGAAACCACTGCTACGCCTGGGGTTGGTGCTGGTGTCACTTTTTTTGTTTCATTTCCAGCCGCTCATGGCCCAGACGCGGCCGGTGGCGCCGGGCACCTCCCTGCAACTAGGCACACTCGTGTTCAAGCTCCGGCCAGAGCTGCGCGAGGCGGCCAGCCCCGATGCGGTAGCCGTGCCGGCGTTGCAAAAAGCCTTGCAGCAGCTACACGCCACTAATCTTCAGCAGAAATTTCCGCGCTCGCTTGCGCCCGACCCCGAAAAGCCGGGCGCCGTCGACCTGCGGCTGGTCTATCAGATCCGGTTTAGCACGGACGTGGCGCCCGAAAAAGCCTGCCGCAGCCTGCTGCAAACCGGTGCCGTGGAGTACGCCGAACCGCTTTATACCCGCGAACCGCTCACGCAGCCCAACGACCCGCTGGCCGATTCGACGCGCGCCGACGGCCAGTATTACCTGAAAAACATTCAGGCGTACCGCGCCTGGGACGTGACCAAAGGCGACACCAGCATCGTGATCGGCATCACGGACACGGGCACGCGCTACACCCACGAAGACCTCAAGGACCAGTACAAACGCAACTACGCCGACCCCGTCGACGGCCTTGACAACGACCGCGACGGGTACGTCGATAACTTTCGGGGCTGGGATCTGGCTGATAACGACAACGATGCGTTCCGGCAGTTGGGCAACGCGCACGGCGTGCAGGTCACGGGCTGCGCGGTTGGGCGCGCCGATAACGGCGTGGGTTTGGCGGGCGTCGGGTACGCCTGCAAGTTTTTGCCCCTGAAGATATATCCCACCAACTCGACCGGGTATTTTGCTGGTTATGAGGCCATTGTATACGCCGCTGATCACGGCTGCCAGGTCATCAATATGTCGTGGGGCGGCGCGGAAGGAAAATCGCGGTTTGAGCAGGATGTGATCAATTACGCTGCTATCAACCGCGATGCGGTGCTGGTGGCAGCCGCTGGCAACACCAAAGGCGATTTCGATTATTACCCTGCCAGCTACGATCACGTGCTTTCCGTGGCCCAACTGACTGCCACCGACGCCATTACGGACTACACCACCTACAGCTACCATGTAGCGCTGGCGGCACCCGGACTTAACATTCTGAGCACCAACGGCTACAATGACGCTGACTACGCTTTGCTGTTTGGTGGGTCTTCGTTTTCAGCGCCTATGGTGGCGGGGGCGGCGGGCCTAGTAAGGGCTCGGTTTCCGCAGTACAATTCGCAGCAGGTAGCGGCTCAGCTGCGACAGTCCGCGGACGATATCTATGCTATTGCCGCCAACACGGCTTACCGCGACAAGCTGGGCAAGGGCCGTCTGAACGTGCACCGCGCCGTGGCCCTCACCGACCTGCGCGCCGTACAGATCACGGCCAGCACCTTTGCTCCCAGCCGCCTTGTGCAGCCGCCCGGCGATTCGCTCAGATTAGGCATTGAGATTCAGAACCTTCTGCAACCTGTTGACAATCTGACGATTACATTAACTTCTCTTTCCCCCTATCTCACTGTCCCGCAGGGTACGTATAGTGCGGGCAGCCTGCCTACGCTGGGCCGCGCGACCAACGCCAGCAAGCCGTTTCGCCTGACGGTGGCAGGGCCGGTGCCACTGAACACGAAGGCCACGCTGCGGTACCATATTACGGCTGCCAACGGCTTTCAAGACGATCAGTATGTGAGTGTTACGCTCAATCCGGGGTATGCGGTGCTGGATGCAAACGAGCTGTTGCTGACCCTCACCAGCCGCGGCAACGTGGGCTACGACGGGCTGGGCGCCACTTGGGGCGAGAGCGTTGCGTACCAGAAAAGCGGGGCCCTGCTCTACGAAGGCGGTTTGCTGGTTGCTACCTCGCCCACGCGGGTTTCCGACCGGCTGCGCAACGACCGCAAGAGCAGCGACGAGGACTTTTACCAGCTTGGCCAGCTTACCGTGCAGCAACCCGGCGCTCGCGCCGACCAAGAGGCCTTCGGAGTTTTTCAGGATTCGTTGCCTGCTCTCACTAAGCAACGCACTGTGGGCGTGAAGGTTAGGCAGCACGCATACGCCTGGAGCGCGGCCCCCAACCGCGATTACGTGATTGTTGAATACAAGCTCCGGAACGTGACCGCCGACACGTTGCGCCCGCTGTATGCGGGCCTGTACATGGACTGGGATATGCTGCCCGAGCCCAATCGGAATGCGGCGGCCTGGGATTCGGTGCGGGCCATGGGCTACGCCTACGACAAGGGTTCGCCCAATTTTTATGCGGGCGTGAAGCTGCTGCAAGGCGGGCCCGCCACTTGCTACTCACTCGATAACCGGGCTCCGGCCGGCAGCCCGGTGTACCTGGCCGACGGGTTCAGCGCCGCCGAAAAATTTGTGGCACTCAGCAACGGCACGCGCCAGCGCACCGCCGACCCAACCAACGGCACCGATGTGTCGCAGGTAGTAGGTGCTACGCTGCGCGCCCTGGCACCCGGCGACTCTGCAACCGTTGCTTTTGCCGTTTTGGGCGCCAATACCTTAGCCCAACTCCAAGCGGCTGCCACGGCCGCCCAAGCCAAATACAACGCCGTGCTGCCTACACGCACCGCCACCCTCGCGGCTTCGTGGCAAGTATTTCCCAACCCTACCACCGGGCAGCTACGCGTGGAGCTACCCAGTGGCTTTATGAGCAGCGACTTGTTGCTGCTCAACTCGTTAGGCCAGGTTGTACAGACCGATAAAGTCCGAGCGCCAAATGTCACGCTGGACTTGCGCCGTTATCCGGCTGGCGTGTATGTGTTGCAAATTCGCGGACCGCACACGGTGTTGAGCAGGCGAATTGTTTTAAATCATAAGTAA
- a CDS encoding aconitate hydratase, translating into MAFDLEMIQAVYAGMGPRIEAARAAVGRPLTLAEKILYAHLYGGNVTQAFERGVSYVDFAPDRVAMQDATAQMALLQFMQAGKDKTAVPSTVHCDHLIQARDGAEEDLAVANDENREVYDFLASVSNKYGIGFWKPGAGIIHQVVLENYAFPGGMMIGTDSHTPNAGGLGMIAIGVGGADAVDVMAGMAWELKFPKVIGVKLTGKLSGWTAPKDVILKVAGILTVKGGTGAIVEYFGEGAESMSCTGKATICNMGAEIGATTSVFNYDQKMAEYLRGTNRAEIADLAEGVAAHLRADEEVYAQPEKYYDQLIEINLSELEPHVNGPFTPDAAWPISQFAAAVREHGWPAKLEVGLIGSCTNSSYEDITRAASIAEQAVSKGLSVNAEFTVTPGSELVRYTVARDGLLDTFAQMGGVVLANACGPCIGQWARHTDDPKRKNSIITSFNRNFAKRNDGNPNTHAFVASPEIVTAFAIAGDLTFNPLTDTLTTKDGQQVRFDEPHGLETPPQGYAVEDAGYQAPAASGLGVQVIVDPQSDRLELLEPFKAWEGTDLHGLRLLIKAQGKCTTDHISMAGPWLKYRGHLDNISNNMLIGATNAFNGEANSVKDQLTQGTPYNTVPAVARTYKSMGIGTVVVGDENYGEGSSREHAAMEPRHLGVRAVIVKSFARIHETNLKKQGMLALTFANKADYDLIEEDDTIDILGLTDFQPGKPLQARLHHTDGDTDLITLNHTYNQGQIEWFKAGSALNLIRLKEASGSNLSQK; encoded by the coding sequence TCACGCTGGCCGAGAAAATTTTGTACGCTCACCTGTATGGCGGCAATGTAACTCAGGCGTTTGAGCGGGGCGTTTCCTACGTCGATTTCGCTCCCGACCGCGTGGCTATGCAGGACGCAACCGCCCAAATGGCGCTGTTGCAGTTTATGCAAGCCGGCAAAGACAAAACGGCCGTGCCGAGCACTGTGCACTGCGACCACCTCATCCAGGCCCGCGATGGTGCCGAGGAAGACTTGGCCGTGGCCAACGACGAGAACCGCGAAGTTTATGACTTCTTAGCTTCGGTGTCTAACAAATACGGCATTGGCTTCTGGAAGCCGGGTGCGGGTATTATTCACCAAGTAGTGCTGGAAAATTACGCCTTCCCCGGCGGCATGATGATCGGCACGGACTCGCACACCCCGAACGCAGGTGGTCTGGGCATGATCGCCATTGGCGTGGGTGGCGCCGACGCCGTCGACGTAATGGCGGGCATGGCCTGGGAGCTGAAGTTCCCGAAAGTGATTGGCGTTAAGCTGACCGGCAAGCTCAGCGGCTGGACGGCTCCCAAAGACGTAATTCTGAAAGTGGCTGGTATTCTGACCGTTAAGGGCGGTACCGGGGCTATCGTCGAATACTTCGGTGAAGGTGCCGAAAGCATGTCGTGCACGGGCAAGGCGACCATCTGCAATATGGGTGCGGAAATCGGCGCCACCACGTCGGTATTCAACTACGACCAGAAAATGGCCGAATATCTGCGCGGCACCAACCGCGCCGAGATCGCCGACTTGGCCGAAGGCGTTGCCGCGCACCTGCGCGCCGACGAAGAAGTGTATGCGCAGCCTGAGAAATACTACGATCAGCTGATTGAAATCAACCTGTCGGAGCTCGAGCCGCACGTCAACGGACCGTTCACGCCGGACGCCGCTTGGCCTATTTCACAGTTTGCCGCCGCCGTACGCGAGCACGGCTGGCCTGCCAAACTGGAAGTAGGTCTGATTGGCTCGTGCACCAACTCGTCGTACGAAGACATCACCCGGGCCGCTTCCATCGCTGAGCAGGCCGTAAGCAAAGGCCTGAGCGTAAACGCCGAGTTCACCGTAACGCCCGGCTCGGAGCTGGTGCGCTACACAGTAGCTCGTGATGGTCTGCTCGATACGTTTGCTCAGATGGGCGGTGTAGTATTGGCGAATGCTTGCGGTCCGTGCATCGGGCAGTGGGCACGTCACACCGACGATCCGAAGCGCAAGAACTCGATCATCACGTCGTTCAACCGCAACTTTGCTAAGCGCAACGACGGCAACCCGAACACGCATGCGTTCGTGGCTTCGCCTGAAATCGTGACGGCTTTCGCCATTGCCGGCGACCTAACCTTCAATCCGCTTACCGACACGCTGACCACCAAAGACGGCCAGCAGGTGCGCTTCGACGAGCCACACGGCCTCGAAACGCCACCCCAAGGCTACGCTGTAGAAGATGCTGGTTATCAGGCGCCTGCTGCAAGCGGCCTTGGCGTGCAGGTAATCGTTGATCCTCAATCTGATCGTCTGGAGCTGCTGGAGCCGTTTAAGGCTTGGGAAGGCACCGACCTCCACGGGCTGCGTTTGCTCATCAAGGCCCAAGGCAAGTGCACCACCGACCACATCTCGATGGCTGGCCCTTGGTTGAAGTATCGCGGTCACCTGGACAACATCTCCAACAACATGCTCATCGGGGCGACCAACGCTTTCAACGGCGAAGCCAACTCGGTGAAGGACCAGCTGACGCAGGGCACGCCCTACAACACGGTGCCCGCTGTAGCCCGCACGTATAAGTCAATGGGCATTGGAACGGTGGTCGTAGGCGACGAGAACTACGGCGAAGGCTCTTCGCGCGAGCACGCCGCCATGGAACCTCGCCACTTGGGCGTCCGCGCCGTGATCGTGAAGTCGTTTGCTCGTATTCACGAGACCAACCTCAAGAAGCAGGGCATGCTGGCCCTCACGTTTGCCAACAAGGCCGACTACGATCTGATCGAGGAGGACGACACCATCGACATCCTCGGCCTGACCGATTTTCAGCCCGGCAAGCCGTTGCAGGCCCGTCTGCATCACACCGACGGTGATACCGACCTCATCACGCTGAACCACACGTACAACCAAGGTCAGATTGAGTGGTTCAAAGCCGGCTCGGCCCTGAACTTGATCCGTTTGAAAGAAGCTAGCGGAAGCAATCTTTCGCAGAAGTAA